A stretch of Deltaproteobacteria bacterium PRO3 DNA encodes these proteins:
- a CDS encoding 2-oxoglutarate dehydrogenase E1 component, with product MPSYLNPLNTGYIEELAEQYRQNPDAIDPSWRYFFDGLALRGRMDQSLAPQGPREADDLEFELKVLELIQAYRELGFLIADVNPLQRGIKNHPLLRLDKFGLSEADLEKICDVGNMLGLGRVTLREIIRTLTEYYCSPASVEYGHIEDPPSRLWIQKRVESNYLTKALPNEARQRCLQKLVEAEAFETFLHKRFVGQKRFSVEGNDVIIPMLDYIIDQASQLGADEILIAMAHRGRLNVLANIFQKDLKQMMGEFSGNFDANVGDGDVKYHMGYSTKTVTPAGKEIHLSLAPNPSHLEAVNSVLMGICRSKQKLKGDKTRTRTLAVMLHGDASFTGQGSVYELLNMSDLAGYTVGGVIHIIVNNQIGFTTMPQESRSTPQATDIAKMLEFPIFHVNADVPDAALRCTSLALQFRYKFKRDVIIDVVGYRRYGHNEADEPGFTQPLMYRAIANHPRVRQIYAEKLSEQKVVTPEAVTAALEAYNQKIEEALAESKKTKISPAMHAFGDRWQSLRKPTEKDFFKKAPTPVKVEELRRIGERIAAVPPGFTVHPKIEKLLQDRAAMLRGERGVDWSLAEALAFGSLLCQGHMVRLAGQDSERGTFSQRHCIFHDIETGRKYNAFNFIQEKQADFEVVNSLLSEYAALGFEFGQSLANPGKLTLWEAQFGDFVNSGQVIVDQFLTCSAAKWQRYSGLTLLLPHGYEGQGPEHSSGRLERFLQACAQNNIQVCNLTTPAQYFHLLRRQVLRDFRIPLVVMSPKSLLRHPLCASELKDFQDVGFQEVLDDPNPALKDKAQRIVLCSGKIFYELLEGRQKSKNPDIPILRVEQFYPFNEELYAKLLASYPKAVDIVWCQEGPRNMEGWTFMKEHLAPLLGKHQTLIYVGRAAQASPADSYLHLHLREQKRIVAAALGESH from the coding sequence ATGCCCAGCTACTTAAATCCCTTAAATACCGGTTACATCGAAGAGTTGGCCGAGCAATACCGGCAAAATCCCGATGCCATCGACCCCAGCTGGCGTTATTTTTTTGACGGCCTCGCCCTGCGCGGCCGCATGGACCAGAGCCTCGCCCCCCAGGGCCCCCGCGAGGCCGACGACCTCGAGTTCGAATTGAAGGTCTTGGAGCTGATCCAGGCCTACCGCGAGCTGGGCTTCCTGATCGCGGACGTCAACCCCCTGCAGCGCGGCATCAAAAACCACCCCCTGCTCCGCCTCGACAAGTTCGGCCTCAGCGAGGCCGACCTCGAGAAGATCTGCGACGTCGGCAACATGCTGGGGCTGGGCCGGGTGACGTTGCGCGAGATTATCCGCACCCTCACCGAGTACTACTGCTCGCCCGCCTCGGTCGAGTACGGCCACATCGAAGACCCGCCCAGCCGCCTCTGGATCCAGAAGCGCGTCGAGTCGAACTACCTGACCAAGGCCCTGCCCAACGAGGCCCGCCAGCGCTGCCTGCAGAAGCTGGTCGAGGCGGAGGCCTTCGAGACCTTTTTGCACAAGCGCTTCGTCGGCCAAAAGCGTTTCTCGGTCGAGGGCAACGACGTCATCATCCCGATGCTCGACTACATCATCGACCAGGCCTCGCAGCTGGGCGCCGACGAAATCCTCATCGCCATGGCGCATCGCGGCCGCCTCAACGTCCTGGCCAACATCTTCCAAAAAGACTTGAAGCAGATGATGGGCGAGTTCTCCGGCAACTTCGACGCCAACGTCGGCGACGGCGACGTAAAGTACCACATGGGCTACTCCACCAAGACCGTGACGCCCGCCGGCAAGGAGATCCACCTCTCGCTCGCGCCCAACCCCAGCCACCTCGAGGCCGTCAACTCGGTGCTGATGGGCATCTGCCGCTCCAAGCAAAAGCTGAAGGGAGACAAGACGCGCACCCGCACCCTCGCGGTGATGCTGCACGGCGACGCCTCCTTCACCGGACAGGGCTCGGTCTACGAGCTGCTCAACATGTCGGACCTCGCGGGCTACACGGTCGGCGGCGTGATCCACATCATCGTCAACAACCAAATCGGATTCACGACGATGCCGCAGGAGTCGCGCTCCACGCCCCAGGCCACCGACATCGCGAAGATGCTCGAGTTTCCGATCTTCCACGTCAACGCCGACGTCCCCGACGCCGCGCTGCGCTGCACCTCCTTGGCCCTGCAGTTCCGCTACAAGTTCAAGCGCGACGTCATCATCGACGTGGTCGGCTACCGACGCTACGGCCACAACGAGGCCGACGAGCCCGGCTTCACGCAACCGCTGATGTACAGGGCCATCGCCAACCACCCACGGGTGCGCCAGATCTACGCCGAAAAACTCTCCGAGCAGAAGGTCGTGACGCCCGAGGCGGTAACCGCCGCCCTCGAGGCCTACAACCAAAAGATCGAGGAGGCCTTGGCCGAATCCAAAAAGACCAAGATCTCTCCCGCGATGCACGCCTTCGGCGACCGCTGGCAGAGCCTGCGCAAGCCGACGGAAAAGGACTTCTTCAAGAAGGCCCCGACGCCGGTGAAGGTCGAGGAGCTGCGGCGCATCGGCGAGCGCATCGCCGCGGTGCCGCCCGGTTTCACGGTGCACCCCAAGATCGAGAAGCTGCTGCAGGACCGCGCCGCGATGCTGCGCGGCGAGCGCGGCGTCGACTGGAGCTTGGCCGAGGCCCTGGCCTTCGGCAGCCTGCTCTGCCAGGGACACATGGTGCGGCTGGCGGGGCAAGATTCCGAGCGCGGCACCTTCTCGCAGCGCCACTGCATCTTCCACGACATCGAGACGGGCCGCAAATACAACGCCTTCAACTTCATCCAGGAGAAACAGGCGGATTTCGAGGTGGTCAACAGCCTGCTCTCCGAGTACGCGGCCCTGGGCTTCGAATTCGGCCAGAGCCTGGCCAACCCCGGCAAGCTGACCCTCTGGGAGGCCCAGTTCGGCGACTTCGTCAACTCCGGCCAGGTCATCGTCGACCAATTCCTCACCTGCTCGGCCGCCAAGTGGCAGCGCTACAGCGGGCTCACCCTGCTCTTGCCGCATGGCTACGAGGGCCAGGGGCCCGAGCACTCCTCCGGCCGCCTCGAGCGCTTCCTCCAGGCCTGCGCGCAGAACAACATCCAGGTCTGCAACCTGACCACGCCGGCGCAGTACTTCCACCTGCTGCGGCGCCAGGTGCTGCGCGACTTCCGCATCCCGCTGGTCGTCATGTCGCCGAAGAGCCTGCTGCGCCACCCGCTCTGCGCCTCCGAACTGAAGGATTTCCAGGACGTGGGCTTCCAAGAAGTCCTCGACGACCCCAATCCCGCCCTCAAAGACAAGGCGCAACGGATCGTCCTGTGCAGCGGCAAAATCTTTTATGAATTGCTGGAAGGGCGACAGAAGTCCAAAAACCCCGACATCCCCATCCTGCGCGTCGAGCAGTTCTACCCTTTTAACGAAGAGCTCTACGCGAAGCTGCTGGCCTCGTATCCCAAGGCCGTCGATATCGTCTGGTGCCAGGAGGGCCCCCGCAACATGGAGGGCTGGACCTTCATGAAGGAGCACCTGGCGCCGCTGCTCGGCAAGCACCAAACCCTGATCTACGTCGGCCGCGCCGCCCAGGCGAGCCCCGCCGACAGCTACCTGCACCTGCACCTGCGCGAGCAAAAACGCATCGTCGCAGCCGCTTTAGGAGAAAGCCACTAA
- the msrA gene encoding peptide-methionine (S)-S-oxide reductase MsrA, with protein sequence MTEKATFAAGCFWGVEETFRRTPGVVATAVGYTGGRTENPTYEDVCSDETGHAEAVEVEFDPAKISYGDLLEIFFKNHDPTTPNRQGPDVGSQYRSAIFFHSPEQEREAREKKDVLDRSGAFRRPIVTEIVPARTFYRGEEYHQRYLEKRGLSHCHY encoded by the coding sequence ATGACCGAAAAAGCCACCTTCGCCGCCGGCTGCTTCTGGGGCGTCGAGGAGACCTTCCGCCGCACGCCCGGCGTGGTCGCGACGGCCGTCGGCTATACCGGCGGTCGCACGGAAAACCCCACCTACGAGGACGTCTGCAGCGACGAGACCGGCCACGCGGAGGCGGTAGAGGTCGAGTTCGACCCGGCCAAGATCTCGTACGGTGACTTGCTGGAGATCTTCTTTAAGAACCACGACCCCACCACGCCCAACCGCCAGGGCCCCGACGTGGGTTCACAGTACCGCTCGGCGATCTTCTTTCATTCGCCGGAGCAGGAGCGCGAGGCCCGCGAGAAGAAAGACGTCCTGGATAGATCAGGGGCTTTCCGGCGTCCCATCGTCACCGAGATCGTGCCGGCGCGGACTTTCTATCGGGGCGAGGAATACCATCAGCGCTACCTTGAGAAGCGGGGCTTGTCGCACTGTCATTATTGA
- a CDS encoding ROK family protein, which yields MPSGPGLTWASSPTRERPSGPEAVTMRRNFISMTELPYSKGHSIFLPRWQARLRTGSQNGTERPPAGTGSPVPETAKRQLTGLEIFLRRCPTPPMPDSYLSVDLGGTSLRMALLDAEGAFLAQQVLSSDLVRKGADLIKVLSQEAELFRFRAEKIDAEIRGMALGIPGLVDSGRGVVRQSPHFPEWRDVPLREALQSALPFPVVMENDANQAALGEAWKGAGREWPSFILLTLGTGVGGGVILDGKIFHGPNGFAGEMGHIVLERRGLPGALGSRGTLETLASQSGLRLQLESLQNAGGLPAAISDLDPADPALPEKLFQAASAGESVALEIWREFGVALGCGIASLGLAFGFERFVVGGGLSAAWRFFEKGLREEIQDRVYPCLAERMETAPAKLGNNAGLLGGVRLVQTAQSTSCSPP from the coding sequence ATGCCGAGCGGGCCGGGCTTAACCTGGGCGTCGTCGCCGACGCGCGAGCGGCCGTCGGGCCCCGAGGCAGTGACGATGCGGCGAAATTTCATCTCCATGACGGAACTCCCCTATTCGAAAGGTCATTCCATTTTCCTCCCCCGATGGCAAGCGCGACTCCGCACGGGATCGCAAAACGGCACAGAACGGCCTCCGGCAGGAACCGGATCCCCTGTCCCGGAGACCGCAAAAAGACAGCTCACAGGACTTGAAATATTTCTCCGGCGGTGTCCTACTCCCCCCATGCCCGACTCCTATCTCTCCGTCGACCTCGGCGGCACTTCCTTGCGCATGGCCCTCCTCGACGCGGAGGGCGCCTTTCTCGCCCAACAAGTCCTTTCCTCCGATCTGGTGCGCAAAGGGGCCGACCTCATCAAGGTGCTCTCGCAGGAAGCCGAATTGTTCCGCTTTCGCGCCGAGAAGATCGATGCCGAGATTCGCGGCATGGCCTTGGGAATCCCCGGCTTGGTGGACAGCGGGCGGGGGGTGGTACGGCAATCGCCGCACTTCCCGGAGTGGCGGGATGTTCCCCTGCGCGAGGCCTTGCAATCCGCCCTGCCCTTTCCGGTCGTGATGGAAAACGACGCCAACCAAGCCGCGCTCGGCGAGGCCTGGAAAGGCGCGGGGCGCGAGTGGCCCAGCTTCATCCTCCTGACCCTCGGCACCGGCGTCGGCGGCGGCGTCATCCTGGACGGAAAGATTTTCCATGGGCCCAACGGCTTCGCGGGTGAAATGGGACACATCGTATTAGAGCGCAGAGGCTTGCCGGGAGCCCTGGGAAGTCGCGGCACCCTGGAAACCCTCGCCTCGCAAAGCGGGTTAAGACTGCAACTGGAGTCCCTCCAAAATGCGGGCGGGCTTCCGGCGGCGATCTCCGACCTGGACCCCGCGGATCCCGCCCTTCCCGAAAAGCTCTTCCAAGCGGCGAGCGCCGGGGAGTCCGTTGCCCTCGAAATATGGCGTGAGTTCGGCGTCGCCCTGGGCTGCGGCATCGCCTCCCTGGGCCTCGCTTTCGGCTTCGAGCGTTTCGTCGTCGGCGGCGGGTTATCGGCCGCTTGGCGATTTTTCGAGAAGGGACTGCGCGAGGAAATACAGGATCGCGTCTATCCTTGCCTCGCGGAGCGCATGGAAACCGCTCCTGCCAAGCTCGGCAACAACGCGGGCCTATTGGGAGGGGTACGCCTCGTTCAGACGGCGCAATCGACCAGCTGTTCTCCGCCATGA
- a CDS encoding cupin domain-containing protein, which translates to MEMKFRRIVTASGPDGRSRVGDDAQVKPGPLGIFDFWLTEKSPAPLSGPDLLPGRPTRLEPPPGGSVFRYFLIPPQDPSLTPEAAERAAQAAFAAVGAAHCRVDTRLNPMMHTTRTVDYVVVLRGEVTLLLDEGKVTLKPFDAVVQRGTNHYWINEGKEPALLLGVLLDAEAPQK; encoded by the coding sequence ATGGAGATGAAATTTCGCCGCATCGTCACTGCCTCGGGGCCCGACGGCCGCTCGCGCGTCGGCGACGACGCCCAGGTTAAGCCCGGCCCGCTCGGCATCTTCGACTTTTGGCTCACGGAGAAATCGCCGGCCCCGCTCTCGGGCCCGGACCTCTTGCCCGGCCGGCCCACGCGGCTGGAGCCGCCGCCCGGCGGGAGCGTTTTTCGCTATTTCCTCATCCCGCCCCAGGATCCGTCTCTGACGCCCGAGGCCGCCGAGCGGGCGGCCCAAGCGGCCTTCGCCGCCGTCGGCGCCGCCCACTGCCGCGTCGACACCCGCCTCAATCCCATGATGCATACCACCCGGACCGTCGACTACGTGGTGGTCCTGCGGGGCGAGGTGACCTTGCTCTTGGACGAGGGGAAGGTGACGCTGAAGCCCTTCGACGCGGTGGTTCAGCGGGGGACCAACCACTACTGGATCAACGAGGGGAAGGAGCCCGCCCTGCTGCTGGGAGTGCTCTTGGACGCGGAGGCGCCGCAAAAATAA
- the lpdA gene encoding dihydrolipoyl dehydrogenase has translation MASEISYDLIVIGAGPGGYVAAIRAAQLGMKVACVEKDRTLGGTCLNVGCIPSKALLESSELYVQAKDKLKDHGVQLSGLSLDLKKCMERKDQVVAQLTGGVASLFKKNKIDHVLGQAQLNADRSVTVRQSKEETTLRAKHVILATGSSPIEIPGVAVDGRSVVDSTGALALSQVPKKLIVIGGGYIGLELGSVYLRWGSQVTVLEALDRIVPAMDLEVGKAFQRILQKQGMQFQLSTKVKGATVKKDGTVDVTVEDASGKAATLNADVVLVAVGRKPNTEGLGLDKAGVKVDERGRIAVDGKFQTSLPGVYAIGDVIAGPMLAHKAMEEGVAVVENLAGQAGHVNYDAIPSVVYTWPEVASVGLTEEQLKEKGVEYKAFKFPLMAVGKAIAMGEKEGWVKLLADKKTDRLLGAHILGARASDLIAELVLAIEFKASAEDVARTCHAHPTLSEGVKEAALGLGSGTIHA, from the coding sequence ATGGCATCCGAAATCTCCTACGACCTTATCGTCATCGGGGCGGGCCCCGGCGGCTACGTCGCCGCCATCCGCGCCGCGCAACTCGGCATGAAAGTCGCCTGCGTCGAAAAAGACCGAACGCTCGGCGGCACCTGCCTCAACGTCGGCTGCATCCCCAGCAAGGCCCTGCTCGAGTCCTCCGAGCTCTACGTCCAGGCCAAGGACAAGCTGAAGGACCACGGCGTGCAGCTGAGCGGCCTCTCCCTCGACCTGAAGAAGTGCATGGAGCGCAAGGACCAGGTCGTCGCCCAGCTCACCGGCGGCGTCGCGAGCCTCTTCAAGAAAAACAAGATCGACCACGTCCTCGGCCAGGCCCAGCTCAACGCCGACCGCAGCGTCACCGTCCGGCAGAGCAAAGAAGAGACGACCTTGCGGGCCAAGCACGTGATCCTCGCCACCGGCAGCAGTCCCATCGAGATCCCCGGCGTGGCCGTCGACGGCCGTTCCGTCGTCGACTCGACCGGCGCCCTGGCGCTGAGCCAGGTGCCGAAGAAGTTGATCGTGATCGGCGGCGGCTACATCGGCCTGGAATTGGGCTCGGTCTACCTGCGCTGGGGCAGCCAGGTCACGGTGCTCGAGGCCCTCGACCGCATCGTCCCGGCGATGGACCTCGAGGTGGGCAAGGCCTTCCAGCGCATCCTGCAGAAGCAGGGTATGCAGTTCCAGCTCTCCACCAAGGTGAAGGGCGCCACCGTCAAGAAAGACGGCACGGTGGACGTGACGGTCGAGGACGCCTCCGGGAAGGCCGCGACGCTCAACGCCGACGTGGTTTTGGTGGCGGTGGGTCGCAAACCCAACACCGAGGGCCTCGGCCTGGACAAGGCCGGCGTCAAGGTCGACGAGCGGGGTCGCATCGCGGTGGACGGTAAATTCCAGACCTCCCTGCCGGGCGTCTACGCGATCGGCGACGTGATCGCCGGACCGATGCTCGCCCACAAGGCGATGGAAGAAGGCGTGGCGGTGGTCGAAAATCTGGCGGGCCAGGCGGGCCACGTCAACTACGACGCCATCCCCAGCGTCGTCTACACTTGGCCCGAGGTGGCCTCGGTGGGCCTCACCGAAGAGCAGTTGAAAGAGAAGGGCGTCGAGTACAAGGCCTTCAAGTTTCCGTTGATGGCCGTCGGCAAGGCGATCGCGATGGGCGAGAAGGAAGGCTGGGTGAAATTATTGGCCGACAAGAAGACCGATCGTCTCTTGGGCGCCCACATCCTCGGCGCCCGCGCCTCCGACCTGATCGCCGAGCTGGTCCTGGCGATCGAGTTCAAGGCCAGCGCGGAGGACGTCGCCCGCACCTGCCACGCCCACCCCACCCTTTCCGAGGGCGTCAAAGAGGCGGCCTTGGGGCTGGGCAGCGGGACCATCCACGCCTAG
- a CDS encoding phosphoglucomutase/phosphomannomutase family protein: protein MEIKFGTDGWRAVIGEDYTFANVAKVLQAFCDLQAAGRDKTVFVGYDRRFQSRAFAERAVRVLLGNGFKVQLAKDFCPTPCISWMTKARGGLAGVVITASHNPFQWNGVKFKEGYGGSASPEFTAQVEERIRRNDLDGLTPRELSLEEGEKSGLIGFFDPHGAYLGQLKKLVDLNRIRRAKLKIVADPIYGAGSGFFTKLLGKQVVEIRGEANPGFGGVNPEPIEKNLKLAAETVRRHKAHIGLATDGDADRIGAIDEKGRFVDSHHIFALILRHLVEVKKWKGAVIKTVSTTNMISRLARQYGLELIETPIGFKYICQEFLKTDPLMGGEESGGIGIARHVFERDGILCGLLLLEIVAHHRKPLSKIIAGLQAQAGPLRFQRDDLHIPLETIARVKAALAAGETPDFGRLKLRGTNFRDGFKFEFEDDGWLLIRPSGTEPLLRVYAEA, encoded by the coding sequence ATGGAAATCAAATTCGGTACCGACGGCTGGCGCGCCGTCATCGGCGAGGATTACACCTTCGCGAACGTCGCCAAGGTCCTGCAGGCCTTCTGCGACCTCCAGGCCGCGGGCCGCGACAAGACCGTCTTCGTCGGCTACGACCGGCGCTTCCAAAGCCGGGCCTTCGCCGAGCGCGCGGTGCGGGTGTTGCTGGGCAACGGTTTCAAGGTCCAGCTGGCCAAGGACTTCTGCCCCACGCCCTGCATTTCTTGGATGACCAAGGCGCGCGGCGGCCTGGCGGGGGTCGTCATCACCGCCAGCCACAATCCCTTCCAGTGGAACGGCGTTAAGTTCAAAGAGGGCTACGGCGGCTCGGCCTCGCCGGAGTTTACCGCCCAGGTCGAAGAGCGTATCCGTCGCAACGATCTCGACGGCCTGACGCCGCGGGAACTCTCCTTGGAGGAGGGCGAAAAGAGCGGCCTGATCGGTTTTTTTGACCCGCACGGCGCCTACCTGGGGCAGTTGAAGAAGCTGGTCGACCTCAACCGCATCCGTCGCGCCAAGCTCAAGATCGTCGCCGACCCCATCTACGGCGCGGGGAGCGGTTTCTTCACCAAGCTTCTCGGCAAGCAGGTCGTCGAGATCCGCGGCGAGGCCAACCCAGGCTTCGGCGGCGTCAACCCCGAGCCCATCGAAAAAAATCTCAAGCTCGCCGCCGAGACCGTCCGCAGGCATAAGGCCCACATCGGGCTGGCCACCGACGGCGACGCCGACCGCATCGGGGCCATCGACGAGAAGGGGCGCTTCGTCGATTCGCACCACATCTTCGCGCTGATCCTCCGGCACCTGGTGGAGGTGAAGAAGTGGAAGGGCGCGGTCATCAAGACCGTCTCCACCACCAACATGATCAGCCGCCTGGCCCGGCAGTACGGCTTGGAGCTCATCGAGACGCCGATCGGCTTCAAGTACATCTGTCAAGAATTCCTGAAGACCGATCCTTTGATGGGCGGCGAGGAATCCGGCGGCATCGGCATCGCCCGCCACGTCTTCGAGCGCGACGGCATCCTCTGCGGCCTGCTCTTGCTCGAGATCGTCGCCCACCACCGCAAGCCGCTCTCCAAGATCATCGCGGGGCTTCAGGCGCAGGCGGGGCCGCTCCGCTTCCAGCGAGACGACCTGCATATCCCGCTCGAAACGATCGCACGGGTCAAGGCGGCCCTCGCGGCGGGCGAGACGCCGGATTTCGGCAGGCTCAAACTGCGCGGCACCAATTTCCGCGACGGCTTCAAATTTGAGTTCGAGGACGACGGCTGGCTGTTGATCCGTCCCTCCGGCACCGAGCCCCTGCTGCGCGTCTACGCCGAGGCG
- the odhB gene encoding 2-oxoglutarate dehydrogenase complex dihydrolipoyllysine-residue succinyltransferase, with translation MKHEVIVPSAGESINEVFIGTWLKKTGDYVKKDEVLLDLETQKTTFEIQAEYSGRIEVLKPEAETRVKPGDVIAIIDDSVSAENGAAVDKPAPAVAAAPAPSAAANSAPARAAEPILHPSARKLAAEKGLDAASLQGSGKDGRVLKEDVMRANAPATVTQLRPAAAPAPAETKPHLPVFTYHVDEARGERREPASRIRRTIAQNLVNAQHTAAILTTFNEVDMTQVLAFRKKYKEKFQAKHGVGLGMVSIFAKACVRALKAYPLVNSTFTGEDIIYRDFVDLSVAVSTDSGLVVPVIRDADRIGVADFEKKLDELGRRAKEKKLSIAEMTGGTFTISNGGVFGSLLSTPILNMPQSGILGLHKIQERPVVVDGQIVARPMMYLALSYDHRIIDGREAVSFLVKVKEGIENLELVLTEKDLNL, from the coding sequence ATGAAGCACGAGGTCATTGTCCCCAGCGCGGGCGAGTCCATCAACGAAGTCTTTATCGGAACCTGGCTGAAAAAGACGGGCGACTACGTCAAAAAAGACGAGGTCCTCCTCGATCTCGAGACCCAGAAGACCACCTTCGAGATCCAGGCCGAATACAGCGGCCGCATCGAGGTGCTGAAGCCCGAGGCCGAGACCCGCGTCAAACCTGGCGACGTGATCGCGATCATCGACGACAGCGTCTCCGCCGAAAACGGCGCCGCTGTCGACAAGCCCGCCCCGGCCGTCGCCGCGGCGCCCGCGCCGTCGGCCGCCGCAAACTCCGCGCCCGCCCGCGCCGCCGAGCCCATCCTCCATCCCTCGGCCCGCAAGCTCGCGGCCGAAAAGGGCCTCGACGCCGCCTCCCTCCAGGGCAGCGGCAAGGACGGTCGCGTCCTGAAGGAAGACGTGATGCGGGCCAACGCCCCGGCCACCGTGACCCAGCTGCGCCCCGCCGCGGCGCCGGCGCCCGCCGAGACCAAGCCGCACCTCCCAGTCTTCACCTACCACGTCGACGAGGCGCGCGGAGAGCGCCGCGAGCCCGCCTCGCGGATCCGCCGCACCATCGCGCAAAACCTGGTCAACGCCCAGCACACCGCGGCCATCCTGACGACCTTCAACGAGGTCGACATGACGCAGGTCCTGGCCTTCCGGAAGAAATACAAAGAGAAGTTCCAGGCCAAGCACGGCGTGGGCCTGGGCATGGTCAGCATCTTCGCCAAGGCCTGCGTGCGCGCGCTCAAGGCCTATCCCCTGGTCAACTCCACCTTCACCGGCGAGGACATCATCTATCGGGATTTCGTCGACCTATCGGTCGCGGTGAGCACCGACTCGGGCCTGGTCGTCCCGGTGATCCGCGACGCCGACCGGATCGGCGTGGCCGACTTCGAGAAGAAGCTCGACGAGCTCGGCCGCCGCGCCAAGGAAAAGAAGCTCTCCATCGCCGAGATGACCGGCGGCACCTTCACCATCAGCAACGGCGGCGTCTTCGGCTCGCTGCTCTCGACGCCCATCCTCAACATGCCGCAATCCGGCATCCTCGGCCTGCACAAGATCCAGGAGCGGCCGGTCGTCGTCGACGGGCAGATCGTCGCGCGGCCCATGATGTATCTCGCGCTTTCCTACGACCACCGCATCATCGACGGCCGCGAGGCGGTGAGCTTCCTGGTCAAGGTCAAGGAAGGCATCGAAAATCTCGAGCTCGTGCTCACCGAAAAAGACCTCAATCTCTGA
- a CDS encoding acyl-CoA-binding protein: MSTKKAFDQALKDVKKLSDLSNDQLLQLYGLYKQATEGDVHGPKPGMLDLKGKAKYEAWTKQKGKSAEKAMEAYVALVKKLSS; encoded by the coding sequence ATGTCCACCAAAAAGGCTTTCGACCAGGCGCTCAAGGACGTCAAAAAGCTCTCGGATTTGAGCAACGATCAGCTGCTGCAGCTCTACGGGCTCTACAAGCAGGCGACCGAGGGCGACGTGCACGGGCCCAAGCCGGGTATGCTCGATCTCAAGGGCAAGGCCAAATACGAGGCTTGGACCAAGCAGAAGGGAAAGAGCGCCGAGAAGGCCATGGAGGCCTACGTGGCCTTGGTGAAGAAATTGTCGAGTTAA
- a CDS encoding SDR family NAD(P)-dependent oxidoreductase produces the protein MKLKGKNILITGSSRGIGREMALRFAKDGANLVITGKSVMEGGKLPGTIYSVAEEVEAAGGKALAIPIDLRNDASVEAMVAKVGESFGGKLDILINNAGAISLTPLEATPMKKADLMLHLNMRAVLLCSHLCIPLLKAAGGGHILNLSPPISTDPKWYGNHVVYTISKYGMTMATIGLSQELAKYKIGVNSLWPRTLVASEATKMLLGEAGMPSCRKPAIMADAAYEIVTSDPTQLTGRALLDEPFLRERGYQDFDKYRMDPGTEPALDLFVED, from the coding sequence ATGAAACTTAAAGGGAAAAATATACTCATCACCGGCAGCAGCCGCGGGATCGGCCGCGAAATGGCCCTAAGGTTTGCCAAAGACGGGGCCAACTTGGTCATCACCGGCAAGTCCGTCATGGAAGGGGGGAAGCTGCCCGGGACCATCTATTCGGTCGCCGAGGAGGTCGAGGCCGCCGGCGGCAAGGCCCTGGCCATCCCGATCGACCTGCGCAACGACGCCTCCGTCGAGGCCATGGTCGCCAAGGTGGGGGAGAGCTTCGGGGGCAAACTGGACATCCTGATCAACAACGCGGGGGCCATCTCGCTGACGCCGCTGGAGGCGACGCCCATGAAGAAGGCCGACCTGATGCTTCATCTCAATATGCGGGCGGTCCTGCTCTGCAGCCACCTCTGTATCCCGCTGCTCAAGGCCGCGGGCGGCGGGCACATCCTCAACCTCTCACCGCCGATCAGCACCGACCCCAAGTGGTACGGCAACCACGTGGTCTACACCATTTCGAAATACGGCATGACGATGGCGACGATCGGCCTCTCGCAGGAGCTGGCCAAGTACAAGATCGGCGTCAATTCGCTGTGGCCCCGCACGCTCGTCGCCAGCGAGGCGACCAAGATGCTCCTGGGCGAGGCCGGGATGCCCAGCTGCCGCAAGCCCGCCATCATGGCGGACGCCGCCTACGAGATCGTCACCAGCGACCCGACCCAACTGACGGGCCGCGCCCTGTTGGACGAGCCCTTCTTGAGGGAGCGCGGCTACCAGGATTTCGACAAGTACCGCATGGACCCCGGCACCGAGCCGGCCTTGGATCTTTTCGTGGAAGACTGA